One stretch of Halichoerus grypus chromosome 10, mHalGry1.hap1.1, whole genome shotgun sequence DNA includes these proteins:
- the NEURL3 gene encoding LOW QUALITY PROTEIN: E3 ubiquitin-protein ligase NEURL3 (The sequence of the model RefSeq protein was modified relative to this genomic sequence to represent the inferred CDS: substituted 1 base at 1 genomic stop codon) gives MAQALDPVTMAKMSIDNGQKPKDAKAPRETLRFHAEAKGAQVRLDAKRCTAHRRATFHDGIVFSQRPVAPGERVALRVLWHETGWCGGLRVGFTRLDPARLSAPSLPPFVCPDLEQQSPTWAAMLPEGGALTGDVVRFWVNRGGRLYARVNAGPRLLLRRGVLLGAPLWAVMDVYGTTKAIQLLDPRASVFPSTMPWAFSDETLQPEAAAGEECAICFHRAANACLVPCGHTHFCSYCAERVFMDSAKCPVCRWTIEAVAPAXGPPTLRTGQGLRVRVAD, from the exons ACGCCAAGGCGCCACGAGAGACACTCCGCTTCCACGCCGAGGCCAAGGGCGCGCAGGTGCGTCTGGACGCCAAGCGGTGCACTGCGCACAGGCGCGCCACGTTCCACGACGGCATCGTGTTCAGCCAGCGGCCGGTGGCGCCGGGCGAGCGGGTGGCGCTGCGCGTGCTGTGGCACGAGACCGGCTGGTGCGGCGGGCTCCGCGTGGGCTTCACGCGCCTGGACCCCGCGCGCTTGTCCGCGCCCAGCCTGCCGCCCTTCGTGTGCCCAGACCTGGAGcagcagagcccgacgtgggcggCCATGCTGCCCGAGGGCGGCGCGCTGACCGGGGACGTGGTCCGCTTCTGGGTGAACCGCGGCGGCCGGCTCTACGCCAGGGTCAACGCGGGCCCCCGGCTCCTGCTGCGCAGGGGCGTGCTCCTGGGCGCCCCGCTCTGGGCCGTGATGGACGTGTACGGGACCACCAAGGCCATCCAGCTGCTGG aTCCCAGGGCCAGTGTCTTCCCCTCAACCATGCCATGGGCCTTCAGTGATGAGACTCTGCAGCCTGAAG CTGCAGCAGGGGAGGAGTGCGCCATCTGTTTCCACCGTGCTGCCAACGCCTGCCTTGTCCCCTGCGGCCACACACACTTCTGCAGCTACTGCGCCGAACGGGTCTTCATGGACTCGGCCAAGTGTCCTGTATGTCGCTGGACGATTGAGGCCGTGGCCCCCGCGTGAGGCCCCCCTACTCTGAGGACTGGACAGGGCCTCCGGGTGCGGGTGGCAGACTGA